The following proteins are co-located in the Planctomycetota bacterium genome:
- a CDS encoding NAD(P)-dependent oxidoreductase yields MTTPIAFLGTGLLGAGFVEAALGRGESVQVWNRTRTKAEPLAALGATVYDKSAEAVRGVSRVHLVLQDDASVDAVIEALRPGLGADVPIVDHTTTRPDLTASRAARLSAAGVRYLHCPVFIGPPGARKAEGVMLACGPHAWFDAVHPALARQASRIEYLGERADIAAAFKLAGNALLLGITGLVSDTVTVLDRAGVPGADIAKLLEYLNPSHVV; encoded by the coding sequence ATGACCACACCCATCGCCTTCCTTGGCACTGGACTCCTCGGCGCCGGCTTCGTCGAGGCCGCGCTCGGGCGCGGCGAGTCCGTCCAAGTTTGGAATCGTACCCGCACCAAGGCCGAGCCCCTCGCCGCGCTCGGTGCGACCGTCTACGACAAATCGGCCGAGGCCGTGCGTGGCGTGAGCCGTGTGCATCTCGTCCTGCAGGACGACGCCTCGGTCGATGCGGTGATCGAGGCGCTGCGCCCCGGCCTTGGCGCCGATGTGCCGATCGTCGATCACACCACCACGCGTCCCGACCTCACCGCCTCACGCGCCGCGCGACTCTCCGCCGCCGGTGTGCGATATCTGCACTGCCCCGTCTTCATCGGACCCCCGGGGGCGCGAAAGGCCGAAGGGGTCATGCTCGCCTGCGGCCCACATGCGTGGTTCGACGCTGTTCACCCGGCCCTCGCACGGCAGGCCTCACGGATCGAGTATCTCGGTGAGCGCGCCGATATCGCGGCGGCATTCAAGCTCGCGGGGAACGCCCTGCTCCTCGGCATCACCGGGCTCGTCTCCGATACCGTGACGGTGCTCGATCGCGCCGGTGTGCCCGGGGCGGATATCGCCAAACTGCTCGAGTATCTCAACCCGAGCCATGTGGTGG